A single window of Oreochromis aureus strain Israel breed Guangdong linkage group 5, ZZ_aureus, whole genome shotgun sequence DNA harbors:
- the tomm34 gene encoding mitochondrial import receptor subunit TOM34: MPPKQKSKSWAELKQAGNECFKTGQYGEATNLYSQAIKALEKNSKRNPEDLAILYSNRAASYLKDGNCGECVKDCNMSLELSQFNVKSLLRRAAAYEALERYRQAYVDYKTALQIDCNIAAAHDGTNRMTKALTETDGPSWREKLPPIPTVPLSVKEKLAQMSAGNATQPSPTPQQNGTTQTKKPAPSDKEIKKAQALKEEGNALVKKGEHKKAIEKYSQSLKHNPREVTTYTNRALCYLSVKQYRDAIRDCDEALVIDSNNVKALYRRAQAHKELKDVRACMDDLNSLLKVEPKNTAALKLLQEVQKKK, translated from the exons ATGCCACCAAAACAAAAGTCCAAGTCCTGGGCTGAGCTGAAACAAGCTGGCAATGAATGTTTCAAGACAGGCCAATACGGCGAGGCCACAAATCTCTACAGCCAGGCAATCAAAGCGCTGGAGAAGAACA gtAAAAGGAATCCAGAGGATTTGGCCATTTTGTATTCAAACCGTGCAGCCAGCTACCTGAAGGATGGCAACTGTGGGGAATGTGTGAAAGACTGCAATAT GTCTCTGGAGTTATCCCAGTTCAATGTGAAGTCTCTGCTTCGTCGTGCTGCTGCCTACGAAGCTCTGGAGCGTTACAGGCAGGCTTACGTAGACTACAAAACTGCTCTACAGATTGACTGCAACATAGCAGCAGCTCACGATGGCACCAACAG GATGACAAAGGCACTCACAGAGACAGACGGTCCGTCATGGAGAGAAAAGCTTCCTCCCATTCCCACAGTTCCTCTGTCTGTGAAGGAGAAACTTGCCCAGATGTCTGCAGGCAACGCCACCCAACCAAGCCCAACACCTCAGCAGAATGGCACAacgcaaacaaaaaaacctg CTCCCAGTGATAAAGAGATAAAGAAAGCTCAGGCCTTAAAAGAAGAAGGCAATGCCCTGGTGAAGAAAGGAGAGCACAAGAAGGCCATAGAGAAGTACAGCCAGAGCCTCAAACACAACCCTAGAGAAGTCACCACCTACACCAACCG GGCGCTGTGCTACCTGTCAGTGAAGCAGTACAGAGACGCCATCAGAGACTGTGACGAGGCGCTGGTGATTGACAGCAACAATGTCAAGGCTCTCTATAGGAGGGCTCAGGCTCACAAGGAGCTCAAG GATGTCAGAGCCTGCATGGATGATCTGAACAGTCTGTTGAAAGTGGAACCAAAGAACACGGCCGCCTTGAAGCTCCTGCAGGAAgtgcagaagaagaaatga
- the ywhaba gene encoding 14-3-3 protein beta/alpha-A, with product MDKSDLVQKAKLAEQAERYDDMAAAMKAVTEQGAELSNEERNLLSVAYKNVVGARRSSWRVISSIEQKTEGNEKKQQMARDYRVKIEGELQEICNDVLSLLDKFLIPNASQAESKVFYLKMKGDYFRYLSEVASGDSKKNTVENSQMAYQDAFDISKKEMQPTHPIRLGLALNFSVFYYEILNSPEQACSLAKQAFDEAIAELDTLNEDSYKDSTLIMQLLRDNLTLWTSENQGDEGEAGDGEN from the exons ATGGATAAGAGCGACCTGGTGCAGAAAGCCAAGCTGGCAGAGCAGGCCGAGCGCTATGACGACATGGCGGCTGCCATGAAGGCTGTGACAGAGCAGGGCGCAGAGCTCAGCAACGAGGAGCGCAACCTGCTCTCTGTCGCCTACAAGAACGTG GTGGGGGCACGCCGTTCATCCTGGCGCGTCATCTCCAGCATCGAGCAGAAGACGGAGGGGAACGAGAAGAAACAGCAGATGGCCCGTGATTACCGCGTGAAGATCGAGGGTGAACTTCAAGAAATCTGCAATGACGTGCTG AGCCTGCTCGACAAATTCCTCATTCCCAACGCATCTCAAGCGGAGAGCAAGGTGTTCTACCTCAAAATGAAAGGAGACTACTTTAGATACCTGTCAGAGGTGGCCTCTGGGGACTCAAAGAAGA ATACGGTGGAGAACTCTCAGATGGCCTACCAGGATGCCTTCGACATCAGCAAGAAGGAAATGCAGCCAACACACCCCATCCGGCTGGGCCTAGCCCTCAACTTCTCCGTCTTCTACTACGAAATCCTCAACTCGCCCGAGCAGGCCTGCTCTTTGGCTAAGCAG GCTTTCGATGAGGCAATCGCTGAGCTCGACACCTTGAACGAGGACTCGTACAAAGACAGCACGCTGATCATGCAGCTACTAAGGGACAACCTCACT ctGTGGACATCGGAAAACCAGGGAGATGAGGGTGAGGCCGGCGATGGAGAGAACTAG